Proteins encoded together in one Bacteroidales bacterium window:
- a CDS encoding type II toxin-antitoxin system RelE/ParE family toxin, with translation MAYQIRWTPEAADTFETIIRYLDEHWSEREIINFVRKTNHLLTQISLYPEMFKPSSKKPVRVANITWQTNLFYQIQEVEKTIILLSFWDNRQNPERQQY, from the coding sequence ATGGCTTACCAAATAAGATGGACGCCGGAAGCTGCGGATACATTTGAAACCATTATCAGGTACCTTGATGAACACTGGTCGGAACGTGAAATCATCAACTTCGTAAGAAAAACAAATCATCTCCTTACCCAGATTTCGCTATACCCTGAAATGTTTAAACCATCTTCAAAAAAACCCGTTCGGGTTGCAAACATTACCTGGCAAACGAATTTGTTCTATCAAATACAAGAAGTTGAGAAAACCATCATCCTCCTGTCATTTTGGGACAACAGACAAAACCCTGAAAGGCAACAGTATTGA
- a CDS encoding alpha/beta hydrolase: MKPTILFFFLLLLMAGCSQQTADRVVKSADGVEISYSVYGEGSPALVFVHGWSCDQTYWKYQVPEFSKRYTVVTLDYAGHGQSGANREDFTMESFGDDVAAVVNDLKLDQVILIGHSMGGYVIIDAATKMPGKVLALAGIDTYEQFVDTVFTREMMTQFTEPFYSDFSNSVNGFVRSMFPPNADSTLVEMVASDMSSAPKEVAMSAFENMFEYSTRLEMILKTIDLPFYAVSSDLYPTNAEDNRKYVKSFDVKIMEGYGHFLMMENPEEFNRLLEKTINEIAGK, translated from the coding sequence CTGCTGACGGGGTTGAAATCAGTTATTCGGTTTATGGCGAAGGGTCGCCGGCTCTTGTGTTTGTTCATGGCTGGTCGTGCGATCAAACCTATTGGAAGTATCAGGTTCCGGAGTTTTCGAAACGTTACACTGTTGTTACGCTTGATTATGCCGGGCATGGCCAATCGGGCGCCAACAGGGAAGATTTCACAATGGAGTCGTTTGGCGATGATGTGGCTGCGGTGGTGAACGATCTCAAACTTGACCAGGTAATCCTGATCGGCCATTCGATGGGCGGCTATGTGATCATTGACGCAGCCACCAAAATGCCGGGGAAAGTGTTGGCGCTGGCGGGCATTGACACATACGAGCAGTTTGTGGATACGGTGTTTACCCGGGAAATGATGACGCAGTTCACTGAACCGTTTTACTCCGACTTCAGCAACAGCGTTAACGGTTTTGTCCGGAGCATGTTCCCACCGAATGCAGATTCAACGCTGGTGGAGATGGTTGCCAGCGATATGTCCTCTGCGCCGAAAGAGGTGGCCATGTCGGCCTTTGAAAATATGTTTGAATACAGCACCCGGCTCGAAATGATTCTCAAAACCATTGACCTTCCGTTTTATGCCGTCAGCTCCGATCTTTACCCGACCAATGCTGAAGACAACCGGAAATATGTCAAAAGTTTTGATGTCAAGATCATGGAGGGTTACGGCCACTTCCTGATGATGGAAAACCCGGAGGAATTTAACCGGCTGCTGGAGAAAACCATCAATGAGATAGCGGGGAAATAA